The Gloeobacter morelensis MG652769 genome contains the following window.
CTCAAGACGGGCGGTGACCACCCCGCGCCGGTCCTTGAGAGCGGTGCCGTGCAGGCGCGGATTGACGTAGGCGACGCGCACCCGTTCTCCCACCTGCAAGGCCACGACACCCCTTCCCCGATAAACCCGATCGGCATCTTAACACCGATGCCCATCGCTCCCGGTGCGGCCTATCTACCATTGACACTGCCGCCGCCCATTTCTGATAATAGGAAGGCTCAAAAATTTGCGGTCGTGGCGGAACGGTATACGCGCTAGCTTGAGGTGCTAGTGGAAGCAATTCCTTGAGAGTTCAAATCTCTCCGACCGCATCTGTTCACCCGTGGGTGCCCCTGGCGATGCCGGATCTGCCGCCCCTGACGGAAGCGACCTTCTGGGACATTCTCGAAGAGCGGCTGCCCGACGCGGCGGTCAACGCCCTGCTGTGGCAATGCCTGGGTTACCGGCAGGACGCCTCGGGAGCCTGGGACAATTCCGGGGTGGAGCCATCCTGGCGCAACGACTACCCGGAGCCGCCCGATTTTATCGGCAGCCGCCCGGCCACCGTCAAACTCACCCGCTCGATTCCGGAGGCCGATAAACAGCTCCTTAAGGAGCAGCTAGGTTTTGGCGGCTATCAGGTCTTGGAACTCAATCCCCGACGCACCCGCCGGGCCACCGCCGTCAACTGGCTGCTCAGCTATGTGCGGCAAAGCCGCGATAGATAGACAAGATGCCTTGTTTATCTATTCGGGAAGATACACTTATGCACTCTCAACAGCTTTGGAGAAAACCGGCTGAGTCCAGTTCTGATCCCTGCGATTAACTACCAGTTCACAACTTATAGATCCATTACCTCTGCCATATCTGCCAATTGAGAACGCAGGCTTTTTCTTTGTATTTTATTAGGGACAGAACCATCTTTAAGACCACTGGTTCCTGTGTGTCCACTTGCTCCTGGTCGTGGATCAGGGCTACTTTGGCCTGTTCCATTATTTTGAAATAGAGGATGCCATACGACGTCAAGCGGCTTGATCATTGGTTGTATAGGATCCGGTACTATACTGCGAATTTTGTCTGTCTCTAATCGCAAAGCCAAACAATATTCAGGCTTAGAGCCCATTAGTATCCACGCTTGATTAGGAGTAGTGTTTTTTTCAGCCCACACGGAGAGCCGTGGAGGGTTCTCTTTTTCATCTTCCGTAGAAAGCTGGAAAGCTGCCGGACTCGCTCTTCCAGAAGCACTATCTTTCGATGCTATAGCAAGCCTTACAACCCACTCTCCATGTGGGAGAGGTTCCCAGTCGCTACCTGGCACAATTGGCTGCATGAGATGCACACCGTTTTTACGAGAATAGTCTCAGTCTGTCCAGAATTGCAGCAGGCACAGGCTGACTTATGTTGAATTCTAAATACCACAACTCTCCAGAGACGCGATTGCGGTAAAAGAACTCTCCAATACCATTGGGAAATATTTCTAGCTATAAATGATGTTCTTTCTCATCCCACGTGTAAAGGATTTGTTTATCGGGACCAGGGCTGGCATCGGGTACAGCAAGCGTGTGTCCTGAAAGTTGCCATAGCTCGCTCCATATCCGAAAAGCAGATTTAGAGGTCTCCGGTAGTACAAGAGGTGGCTGAAACTCGCTTGAGGAAACTCGCTTAAGGTACTCGTCTAGTTTTCTGATCTGAAGGAATGCAGACGAAAGCTTTTGTTCACGAAGAGGGTTTTGGGCTTCTCTTGCACGCTTGCTTATTTCTTCCCCGCCTGGCCCTTGCCAGTACGGCGTAGTCTGCTTGAGCGTGTAAATCTGGCCTCTTCCCGTCGCAGATCTGCAGGATGGCTCTGGAGATACGAGTGCTGGCATTAGTCAATCAACTCCCTTGTTCTATCAGTTATGCATGCCTCAAAAATTAAATCTAATTGCCTATGCAAAGACTCTAATATCTCCCACTCTACTTCGTCGCCACTTGGTGGAACAATAAGTAGGTCCGGTCTAAATACATCTATGTCAAGCAGTATTGAGACTGCCTCCTTTGAGAGAGAATCAATTGCTTGATTTAAGATTAGAAGTGCTTGAACGTCGATCAGGGGAATCTGCAATTGCATAAAGTAGCCATTCAAACTGCTTGGCATATCCCCAGAGATCTGAGGAAGGGTTCGCAGATAGTCAGCAAAATCATGTACAGGATAGGGAATTCTAATTTTATTGATATAGCGGACAGCCGCACGATTAATGATCTCCGGCTTTGCTATATTGAGATACGTTTTCCAGTGTTTTTTCGCCTCGTCCCTGAATGCCTCCCATGATTCGTAAGGAGTTAGGCGGCTGAAAGTGTAACCGTGAAGACTTGCCTGAAAAATATACTTCCTATCCTCGCTCGAGAATTTGTAGCCTACGCTCTTTGAGGCTGCTGCAAACTCAAGGTCAGGCTTGACAGTTATTGAACCCTCAAAGTTGATGAGTTCTTCGCAAATGGGATACTCGGACTCTCTTCCCACATTGGCTTTGGCCAGTGACTTCAATAAGTTTTCCTCAGAGATATTTGCAGGCAAAGTTGTCCGAAAGTCGATAATGGCTTCAGTAATGGGAGCATTTCTATATTTTTTTGGTTGTTCCATAAGTATAATCCTAGCCGCTCGCAGATCCCTTTGTTAGCGGGCCTCTATCTCCACCGCGTTTATCTGTACACGTTAGTGTATCTGAAGGTGCAAGCAAACTACTCAGTGTTCAACAGCCAGGTTTGGATTGCACTGCCAACACCGGACTTTAGAATCTACGTGCGCACCACGACCACCGTGCAGTCGCTGCCCTTGGCGACGGTTTCGGGGATGTTGCCCCGGATGGCCTGGCGCAACAGGCTCTCGCGGCTCGCACCAATAATCACCCCGTCAAAGTGGCCTTCGGAGGTGCACTGAACGATGGCCTGGGCAATGGATTTTGAGAACAAAGGCAAGGCGCGCACGGGGTAGCCCAACGAGCGGCCGAGGCTCTCAGCGTCCGCTTCCAGTAGACCTGTGTCGTGGGCCGCATTGTCGGGAGCGAAGACCTGGCAGACGGCGATCTCGCTCTTGCCGGGGCCGCGGCGCAATAAGGCGGGCAGGATCTTGATGGCCTCCTGGGCGTTGGGACCGCCGCCGATGGGCACCAGCCAGCGGCGCGGGATCGCGTCGCCTTTGAGCTTGACCAGGAGCACCTCGCAGGGCGCCTGGCGGATGATTGTATCGACGGTGTTGCTGAAGATGCGGTCCGGGGCGGTGTTCACCCCCCGCCAGCCCATCAGCACCAGGCCGATGCGCCGCTCTTTGACCGTTTCGAGCACCGCCTGGGCGATGTCGTGGGCGACGCGCACCTGGGTATGCACCGGCACCCCGACGGCCCGACCGGCGCGCACGGCCTGGCGCACGAGGTTGACTGCCGGGGCCACTGCCACCGGCGTGCTGGAGGGTGCGCTGGTGCGGGGTACGGCGATGACGTGCAGACACTCCAGTTCGAGGTTGCGCTCGCGGGCGATGGCCAGGGCAAATGCCAAAAGCGCCGGGGCGGTGTCCGGATTGGCCAGGGGCAATAGCAGCCGGCCGCCGCCCACCGCCGGGGAGCGGGTCTGATAGACCACATAGGAGGGGTCGGGGCGCGGACCGACCGCCTGGGTGTCACCACTCAGTAAATCCGCCTCGGCGCGGATGATGTCGCTGCGGGTGATGATCCCCACCAGCTTGGCCTGCTCGACCACCGGCAGGCGGCTCAATTCGTAGCGATTGAGCAGATAAAGCACTTCTTTGATGCTGTCGCGGGGGTTGACGGTGACCGGCTGCGGCGTCATCAGTTCGCTGAGCGGGGCGGTGGGCGGCAGATTGCGCACCGCGATCTTCATCAGATCGGTCTGGGTGACGATCCCCACCAACTTCTCGCCCTCGACCACCGGAAAGCCCCGGTGGTGCGAGCGCGAAAAGGCCTGGGACACTTCGCTCAGGGGCAGTGTGCTCTCCAGCGTCTCCAGGCGCGTCTGCATGACGTCGCCCGCCGCCAGTTGAGCGAGCAGCTTCTCGTCGCTCACCGCCTCCTCACCCAGACGGATACCGTTCCAGGCCAAAAGTTGGTCGTAGATCGAGCCTTCGTTGAGGCGCTCAGCCACCAGCGAAGCGACCACGCAGACGACCATCAAGGGCAGCACCAGGTTGAAGTCGTTGGTGATCTCAAAGATGATGATCACCGCCGTAATCGGCACGCGGGTCACCGCACAGAAAAACGCTCCCATCCCGGCAAGTGAGTAGGTGATGGGCGTATTGACAGCCAGGGTGCTGTAGGAGAGCGTGCCCACCAGCGAACCCAGGGCAGCCCCCAGCACCAGCGAGGGGGCGAACACGCCGCCCGGTGCCCCGCAGCCATAGGCGATGAGCGTGAGCACGAACTGGGCCACGAAGGCGAGGGCGGCGAACTGCCAGGGTTCCTGGGCACCGATGATAAGGCCGCGCAACGCTTCGCCGTCGCGAAAGACCGCAGGCAGCAGCGCCAGGCTCCCGCCCATGACCAGCCCGGCCAGACCCACCCGCAAAGGCATATTCCAGCGCAGCACCCGCCGGTTGAAGGTGAGGCTCGCGATGAGACCCCGGTTGTAGAGTGCCCCCAGCACCCCCGCCAGCACCCCGAGCAACAGATAAAACGGGATCTCCTGAACCGTAAAACCGGTCTGAAAATCGGCCATGCTCGATTTGAGGTCGAAGCTGAAGCCCCCCAGCACCCGCGAGAGCACCGCACCGATAAACGAGGCGAGGATGGCCACCCCCAGGGTGAGGCCCGAAACGTTCTGCAGCAGCTGCTCGACGACGAAGATCACCCCGGCAATCGGGGCGTCGAAGGCGGCGGCCAGTCCCGCCCCCGCCCCGGCGGCCACCAACTGGCGGCGGTAGGCGGGGGAAGTGGGCACCCAGCGGCTCAGTTGGTTGGCCAGCGCCGCCCCGATCTGAATGGTCGGGCCTTCGCGCCC
Protein-coding sequences here:
- a CDS encoding DUF1823 family protein, yielding MPDLPPLTEATFWDILEERLPDAAVNALLWQCLGYRQDASGAWDNSGVEPSWRNDYPEPPDFIGSRPATVKLTRSIPEADKQLLKEQLGFGGYQVLELNPRRTRRATAVNWLLSYVRQSRDR
- a CDS encoding TIGR04255 family protein; translation: MEQPKKYRNAPITEAIIDFRTTLPANISEENLLKSLAKANVGRESEYPICEELINFEGSITVKPDLEFAAASKSVGYKFSSEDRKYIFQASLHGYTFSRLTPYESWEAFRDEAKKHWKTYLNIAKPEIINRAAVRYINKIRIPYPVHDFADYLRTLPQISGDMPSSLNGYFMQLQIPLIDVQALLILNQAIDSLSKEAVSILLDIDVFRPDLLIVPPSGDEVEWEILESLHRQLDLIFEACITDRTRELID
- a CDS encoding chloride channel protein, with product MQSWLQNFRQLLRPQRLATLEACLIGLVAGLAAVILKQGADLLSHWRLDAAGSFGWWVLPLLGLVGGLAAGWLVERFAPEASGSGIPQVKAVLARVPMALDLRVALVKLVGTMVTLGSGFPLGREGPTIQIGAALANQLSRWVPTSPAYRRQLVAAGAGAGLAAAFDAPIAGVIFVVEQLLQNVSGLTLGVAILASFIGAVLSRVLGGFSFDLKSSMADFQTGFTVQEIPFYLLLGVLAGVLGALYNRGLIASLTFNRRVLRWNMPLRVGLAGLVMGGSLALLPAVFRDGEALRGLIIGAQEPWQFAALAFVAQFVLTLIAYGCGAPGGVFAPSLVLGAALGSLVGTLSYSTLAVNTPITYSLAGMGAFFCAVTRVPITAVIIIFEITNDFNLVLPLMVVCVVASLVAERLNEGSIYDQLLAWNGIRLGEEAVSDEKLLAQLAAGDVMQTRLETLESTLPLSEVSQAFSRSHHRGFPVVEGEKLVGIVTQTDLMKIAVRNLPPTAPLSELMTPQPVTVNPRDSIKEVLYLLNRYELSRLPVVEQAKLVGIITRSDIIRAEADLLSGDTQAVGPRPDPSYVVYQTRSPAVGGGRLLLPLANPDTAPALLAFALAIARERNLELECLHVIAVPRTSAPSSTPVAVAPAVNLVRQAVRAGRAVGVPVHTQVRVAHDIAQAVLETVKERRIGLVLMGWRGVNTAPDRIFSNTVDTIIRQAPCEVLLVKLKGDAIPRRWLVPIGGGPNAQEAIKILPALLRRGPGKSEIAVCQVFAPDNAAHDTGLLEADAESLGRSLGYPVRALPLFSKSIAQAIVQCTSEGHFDGVIIGASRESLLRQAIRGNIPETVAKGSDCTVVVVRT